Proteins encoded by one window of Lathyrus oleraceus cultivar Zhongwan6 chromosome 1, CAAS_Psat_ZW6_1.0, whole genome shotgun sequence:
- the LOC127099924 gene encoding uncharacterized protein LOC127099924 yields MSQQQTSSSSKTTKPTHKDSTPSMEFLDDEILDVVPLSVIPGKALDSNHPMDASASACPTQGYSVKGVSTHLSRMYPSPEVEPNSEKDEDSSRSEKDMAAEGLCSLGKTVSGKKFVASTTANASHSEKHDSANNPNVDKRMKTRKGRSVAEMMSAKTAKKTVGVGPSKSWSKVDVKKRNMREVSESDEDVKEDVPDISPVKRTTVRKSLVEVAVVHLDNISFHLEDGAAKWKFVIQRRVDVDRELGKDVVEVKEVMELLRMLD; encoded by the exons ATGTCACAACAACAAACTTCATCTAGTTCAAAAACTACTAAGCCTACTCACAAGGATAGCACTCCTTCCATGGAATTTCTCGATGATGAAATTTTGGATGTGGTTCCTCTATCTGTTATTCCAGGCAAAGCCCTTGACTCAAATCATCCCATGGATGCATCTGCTTCTGCATGCCCCACTCAAG gaTATTCTGTGAAGGGAGTCTCTACTCATCTGTCTAGAAtgtacccctctcctgaggttgaaccTAATAGTGAGAAGGATGAAGATTCCTCTAGATCTGAGAAGGATATGGCTGCTGAAGGTTTATGCTCTCTAGGGAAAACTGTGTCTGGTAAAAAATTTGTGGCATCTACAACTGCCAATGCTTCACATTCTGAGAAGCATGATTCTGCAAACAat ccTAATGTGGATAAGCGGATGAAGACTAGAAAAGGTAGatctgtggctgaaatgatgtcagctAAAACAGCTAAGAAGACTGTTGGTGTAGGTCCttccaaatcttggagcaaagttgatgTGAAGAAGAGGAACATGAGAGAAGTTTCTGAGTCTGACGAAGATGTTaaggaagatgtccctgacatctcccctgtGAAGAGGACAACTGTGAGGAAGTCCCTTGTGGAAGTTGCTGTTGTGCATTTGGACaatatctctttccatcttgaagatggagctgccaaatggaagtttgtgatTCAAAGAAGGGTGGATGTAGATAGAGAGTTAGGAAAGGATGTTGTTGAAGTTAAAGAGGTCATGGAACTATTAAGAATGCTAGATTAA